The genome window CTGTTGTTCCTTTCTTGTAGAACTGGCCATCTTTAAGGATCACTCCTTCATAAATTAGTGTTGTTTCACAGCTGTATCAAGTTCAAAGTGATATGAGGGAGGTTGATCTTCCACTGAGCGGCTCTAACTTTGCTCCACAGAGAAGTTTGACTCAGATCTGtcaagcaaaaagaagaaaatcacatttcaagccaactcaggagctggaggagtgAATGAGGACGTGTCAGAGTGCGAGTGAGCTTACATGTCTTGGTGCTTGTGTATCATGTGGTTGTTGTACTCCAGGACAGGAGGGATGGTCTCCTCATCCTCAGGAACCTGAAACAGTCAAGTGGGATCAGATGTTTTTTCCTCCCCACTTAAAGGGCAAGAACACCATCTAGTGGTAGAAAAGCACTCTTACCTCCCAGTACACCTCATCATCATAGCAGTTGTCGTCAGCAGGGTCGCCCCAGATAGGGAACCTCAGGATGAAACCTTTGaagagagcaaacaaaacagcatgaagCAAGACTTCATACTTTTTTCTTGTCCATGATACTATCACATTGACATCAATTCTTAGAACATTCCTTCAAATACTTtatgtggagtttttttttttttttttaaagaaatagtaAAATACCTTTTTAAAGACATAAATGTCATCATTCCTCTGGATTCTCTCAACATAGACATTGAAACAGACTGATAAgtcttacaaacacacaacactttTTTCAAACTCACCCACAATCGCTCCTCCGACAAGTCCAAATGCGACTGCCACACATGTGCCAGCAGCCTGGTAGCCTCCCTGGGTTCCTACGGATCTGCCCGCAAAACTGCCTTCAAAGTCAAATGTGTTGATCAACCTGTaggcagagaagaaaaatcCGGAGTTTCCTGTAAAGTCAATTCACTCTCAGCCAATCAAAAGTGAATCTGTATTATTACAAGCAGACAGTTCCTGAGAACTCAGTGCGTGCTTGTGTTGAGGTcaacagacaggtgaggtcaCGTTTTCTGAACTCCAGTCTTCATGTGTGTCCGCGCGTCTCAGTCACTCACCCTTCATGACTGTAGACGGATTCAGtggcagctgcagcaacaatgGCTCCTGTAAAGCCCCCGAGCATCCCTGGCACAGCATGCAGGTTATGAACACCACATGTGTCCTGGAGCTTCAAAGATTTCTCCAGGAAGGGCTGAGAATGAGAGAAACAGTCATATATTAAAGTCATGAGTGCAAATTCCAGTCTGTTCTAACTCAGTCCAGTTCTCCCTAAAAATGgccatcaaaaaaaaaatcgagTTATTTATATTATTTGAAGTTTATAAACATTTTCAGGGTAAAAATATGatttgtttgaattaaatttgaattatttttttggCATAAAAACACCCATATATAAGGTTACTGTCTCTAAAAATATAAGAATCAGCAGAATCATTTAGAAACTCATAAAGGGTTATTCATATGTAattatagaataaaaaaaaaacctcctgaGGTTATTAAAACTGCAAATTCTCAGTACTGATGATCTTTGAGTCAGCGGATTCAATCTCCATCTCGCCctttttaaactgtatttggGTCATTTTGTTTACACTTAGCATGAAATGTTTCATTAGAAAATGCATTTGACAACAGGGCAGAGCTTGCTGTTTGGGGTGTGTCAACAACTTGCCACAGTTTCCAGCTTTCGTTTGCTTCTAAAGCATTCAGTGGTTGCTCTGGAAATGAGTCATCGCTTCAAATAAGCGTGGTATTTTCCTGTATGACAGCCTTCACCTggtttctttctgcttctccttTTCTGTGACAGTCGCAACACAGACTTTAAGACTTCTCTCAGATCAAAAGATCAGAAGTGAAAGACTCACCGTGACGAACAGGTAGCCAAAGGTGGAGATGATTCCACTGCAGAAACCCACAATCAGCGAACCATAAGGAGTGATCATGAACTCGGCCGCTGTCCCCATGGCAACACCACCAGCCAGAGTGGCATTCTGGATGTGCACCTGTCAGGTAAAGCATCGTGTTAGTCATGAAAAATACATAGGTTAACATGACTAGCTgcagatttgatgtttttcagtgacaTAGCATTACCATGTCCAGCTTTCCTCTCTTCTGAGACATGCTGGAGATGGCCACGGTGGTGAGAACAGAGGAGGCGAGGGCCAGGTAAGTGTTGatggctgctctgtgctgtccGTCGCCGTGGTCGGTGATGGCCGAGTTGAAACTGGGCCAGAACATCCACAGGAACAGTGTGCCTGcgaggagggagaaggaaaaTCAAACCACAGCTGGATGAGCAAAATGACCATCACATGAACAGGTTTGACAGTGATGAATGTAAAGTACGTGATATGCCAAATGAACTGCGTcataaagacaaacactgaCGTGAGGTTGAGGAGTGTCACTCACCAATCATGGCAAACACATCAGAGTGGTAGACGGATCCATTAAGGCGTTTGCTTTGGTTTAGGTTTGGCCGGTAGAGGACCCAGGAGATGGCCAAACCATAATATCCTCCAAAGGCGTGAATGACCATGGAGCCACCAGCATCTCTGCACTGTGGGGGCAGGCAGCACAAACAAGAAAGTGCAATGTTTGAAGGAAAATTCTCACCCCTTGCACAATAATTAAGGCCCCTGTGGGATGATTGTGTTCGGTGAGACTCAcatggaggaggctgaggatgaTGTATTCCTCCACAGCAAACAGCGTGATGCCAAATAAGGTGACGACCAGCAGCTGGACAGGGCTTACTTTTCCCAGGAGGGCACCATAGGCAATCAGAGAGCCGGCACAGCAGAAGTCAGCGTTGATCAGACTGTGGAGACGAAAAAGAACAACATCGAGGTCTGAATGagtggaaacaaacagcaatgaaTGACACACCAAATCACCTTGAGGAGTCAAAGCAGGGCTGGATTACCCACATAGACAGACCTCGTACGAGCGATGTAGAAAGGTCTGGCTGAACCCACTATGATTATagtatggagaaaaaaaacccacactTGTAAGTATTTCTTTAAAGCAGTCACAATGATCTTGGGCATCGCTAAGTCCAGGTCGCAGCGACGGTCCACTTGCAAAATAGTAACACTCAGAtagtgggagaggaggagaatgtGATCTAAAATAGTGGGCCTGTGGCAGGCTTATACCAACAGCCCACTTCCTGCGAGCCAAACTACCAACTGGGCAAAACTGCACTGAGGCCCCACAAGTGCAAGGGTCAGTGCATGTCAGCTGGTTTCAGTCATCTGTTCAGGAATTGGAACAATTAAGTGCAATGTCAACTAAGGCAGGTCCTGCATTATTACCTGATGATGCACCTCTATCTTGTAGAAAGGCCTAAAGTCATAAACCAGCTAATTTCAGTTCATATTTTGCTCATATGGTTTGGATATCCTTACACAGCTGGGGTCAGATGTCATTGTCAGTGTCATTCCAGCACAGGGATACTGTTTGTTCTCACCTCTACAGCACAGTTGGACTCACAATAGACagttttgggggaaaaaaaaggatcaaaattGATGCAACAGAACCagaaatattttctttctcattccACACATACTTCCTTCTTGAATAAGTATTTTATAGACTATATGCATTTGTGGAAGTGACTTCCAACTTTGCTATGACAAGAATGTTGACTTTGCCGCAAGGATGCAGCAATAGACAAAGGATTTCCATGTGTTGATGGTTGTGACAAAAGCCGCTTCAAAGAACAAGACGAGTCGAAACCTTGTTGCCTTTCTTCAAACTCATCTTAACAGTTTAAAGAACGTGGTATCATCTAGAAAATTCATGACATTCCTGCGCATCCCCATCTGCATCTCTGCAGGTTACTAAATAACTGATGGTGCACAAAGAGCTGCTTATTTTCTGTGCAATGAAGAGGCTTACCTCTCTACTCCGATATAGATTTTTCCGGTGGTGTGGTCAAGGGAGTGGAACCAGCCTTGCATGAGAAGAGCCCACTGCAGACCAAAAGCGGCGATCAGGAAGTTGAAGCCTACACCACCGAAACTGTAGCGTTTCAGGAAGGTCATGAGGAAACCAAATCCAACGAAGATCATGACATGGACGTCCTGGAAGCCTTGAAGAAgggaaataaacacatttgtagAACGATTAAATGCAACACTTAAAGTGCATCAAGCTAAGACAAAAATCTCCTTCTCTCCTGCATGTTCATTGTCTACTTATCAATTAACTTAttattctctctctttaattACAGATTTgtaatttgtgcttttgtttatgCTTACATGTTGAggttttatcattttttttgcTCAATTTATTAATGGATTTAAGATATTATTGCAGCTAGAGAACTTCACACTAGGTGTACAATTGTTTTCAGATTGTCACAAGCAGACCTAGAAAGGCgttgttttcctttgtgcagCGCTGCTATTTCAATGTTACATACAAGAATAAGAGAGGGCCTCTCACAAAATGTTCAGCAAGATTATTAAGTTTTCTTTTGTACAGCCACCCTCTAAATTCTTGATAGAAAAACTCCTTATCATGTTCTTTTTACGACCTTTGACATTTCATTGAAACTTTCCAGccatgaacaaaaaacaaagacagaaaaaggagtGAAGATGAGGTAAAATGATCCGTTGCAGCTGCGAGAAATATATTTCATTCTGAGATATATTTTTTGTACTTACTGGGATATCTAAAGTAGAAGTCATTTTCGATATCGCTGGTGATGTTGTGTTCCCTTTTGTGCTCTGCCCAATGCGCGTCTGACTCCTCATCATAGCGGATGAAAACTCCAAACAGCACAATCATAGCAATCTGCCAGACGAAGCAGACAGCTGGCAGACTAACACGGACATTGGTGTTCTTCTGCCGGCCGAAAAAATTGCACACGCTCTCGCAGCAGTTCCCCATGGTGATGACTCTCAGGTGATGATGCCCTGATCACTCTCTCTGCCAGGCCCTCGCTCTGCTGTAACAGAACAGCTTCTCAGCAgctatatatatacagtatagagATGGACCTTTTGAGGGGTGTGCTCTCCAAAGGGGTGGACTGATCTTACCTGTTAGCAGGTAAACCACTCCTTCCCTGCTTGCTTTCTCAGCCAGGTCAAGCCACATTTGGCAACACTCCTCCTAGAACAGGTGCCACAGGAAATAATCGGGCAATAATATGTGATGGAAATGACGCAGACATTTGATGCTGTGACTTTATATGGGATCATTTTGTGCTATTATAACAGAATGTTAACAATACCCAGCTGGTCAGCACAATGAGAAATCAGACCTTGGTGTAAAGGTAAAATTGTAAAAATAGCTTCACTTGAATTAAAGTCTTGCCAGGACTTGCTCACTTGGTCCTGTACTGTAAATGGTTTTTGAGCGTCGTCTAAGTGCTCTGTGGAAGCCTTGAACTGGTGCTGGGTGAACACACGTGTCAATCAGGCTATCATCACCTGAGCTGCATGCTGAATTCAGGTGTGCACACCTTTGATTAGAAGACAAGGCCACGTCTTCCAGGGATCAGAAAACTGCTAATGCTTCATacccaacattttttttatgctttcttATGATCTTTAACAGATGGTTACTGAACATGAATGCGTGTTTCCAGTTTTATACGGCTGTAAACCACTGCACCTGCAAACTGGAGCATGTGAAGGCGAAGGACCCTTTAACAATGGGAACTGGTTCACTGAGAGTGTTGTAAAAATATTGATCTTGAGTGTCTTTGTGTAACTAAGTACCTGCTTTTCTGTACACTGAGATCTGTGATCAAACAATTTGTAACAACTTAAGCAGTATTGAAGTATACATTTCCAGAGAAGGAAGCTTTGTTGCTGTACCGCTCCCTCTcctgttgtttcctgtctgcctcaaCTGTCAATAAGAGCAAAAGTGGGTACTGAAGCAACAGCGTGTGATGGTCACTCACTTCCTACAAAGATCACCGTTCAGGTCTGTAATCATTAGTCGACCACTGTCTGATGACTAGAGGAGGCGCGACgtcagtcagagagaaaatgaatctCAGTATGactcaaaatgaatgatggctcAATGGGACATCactgtttattattttgcttATTTACATGAAAACTCACTGAGCTTTTCATAGCACACAGCGAGAGCAGACATGGTCATCAACCAGGAGCAGCACATGCCACCTGGTCAGCTGTTTCTCTTCCTGCGAGTCATGTGCTCTGCGTTGTGTTTTGGTTGTGCTTTCTTATCTTGATAATTATCTGAGATTCCATTTTAAGGATTCATCATGTGTCAggcctctgctgtctctgtgcagcACAAAGAACATTCCAGATAATATCTGTTTTCCCCCTTCAACACTTGGTGACTTCTTCAGCACGTTATGTAACATGTTGTGTGTTACTGACAGCATGTGCTGGAGTCAACCTATACACTACATACTAACACTGGAATGAGCTTAAAGATCATTTCCATTGAAATGTTTGTTGCATTTGTGCGTATTAcctaatatgacaaagtcagcGAGCTTTGCAAGGCTACAAGAACAAGTCTGCAAAGATACACACATGAACCAAAAACACTTGTTAGAGACGAGACTGCATGATTTTTAAAGTGCAGATTAAAAAATATTGGAAGGAAATCTCTGGAAGGAAGTTGTTTTCATCACAGACTGAATTatggctgtgtgttttcaggatgtTTGCATTGTATTATGTCAAACTGCTGCGACTTGACATGTATTTCAATTTGAAGCTGAGGCCATTTGAACCTGCAGGTTAACTGAACTCAATGATGGGAAACAAAAATGTAGTTGAGGATAAAGTGAGTCTTTGTATAACTTTTATTGTTACTGCCACACTTGCAGGATAATGGTAAATGATAAAACATAGTGTAACAATAGAAGAAAGTCATAgatacacataaatacacagtgTCTGTCTAAAGGAATTGTTCCAGCAGGTTTTTGCTCTGACTCTTCATCACTGATTACATAACTGGTTTCACCAGCCTAACCAATGGCTGACtgttttcttgctttgtttttcttctttcttttttaaattactTTTAGAGGACAAGAAGAACAACGGCAAAACCTTCTTGAAAAAtagtgttttttaattatttccaaTTTTGTTAATTAGTCTTCAGATTTTTCTTATGGGCCTCCTCGACCACTAGGTTAGCTGAGCGTACCCTCCAAGAGCCGCCAGTCACACCGGACTGAGTTAG of Chaetodon auriga isolate fChaAug3 chromosome 1, fChaAug3.hap1, whole genome shotgun sequence contains these proteins:
- the LOC143318827 gene encoding ammonium transporter Rh type C 2, which produces MGNCCESVCNFFGRQKNTNVRVSLPAVCFVWQIAMIVLFGVFIRYDEESDAHWAEHKREHNITSDIENDFYFRYPSFQDVHVMIFVGFGFLMTFLKRYSFGGVGFNFLIAAFGLQWALLMQGWFHSLDHTTGKIYIGVESLINADFCCAGSLIAYGALLGKVSPVQLLVVTLFGITLFAVEEYIILSLLHCRDAGGSMVIHAFGGYYGLAISWVLYRPNLNQSKRLNGSVYHSDVFAMIGTLFLWMFWPSFNSAITDHGDGQHRAAINTYLALASSVLTTVAISSMSQKRGKLDMVHIQNATLAGGVAMGTAAEFMITPYGSLIVGFCSGIISTFGYLFVTPFLEKSLKLQDTCGVHNLHAVPGMLGGFTGAIVAAAATESVYSHEGLINTFDFEGSFAGRSVGTQGGYQAAGTCVAVAFGLVGGAIVGFILRFPIWGDPADDNCYDDEVYWEVPEDEETIPPVLEYNNHMIHKHQDISESNFSVEQS